The bacterium genome has a segment encoding these proteins:
- a CDS encoding riboflavin synthase, whose product MFTGLVEEIGLIQAATRQQGGVRFVIFAERVLEGLEIGDSVAVSGVCLTVVKKGADHFAVDAVQETLQRSTLARWTEGTAVNLERALPVGGRVGGHFVQGHVDGIGRVQDLQTRSPGYWLTLQLSGDCAALCVEKGSIAIDGVSLTIADVNEEVISLAVIPHTAEHTTLCRRRSGDEVNVETDLLGKYVQRLLTNGKPASGLTLEKLFEWGF is encoded by the coding sequence CCGGCAGCAAGGGGGAGTCCGCTTCGTCATTTTCGCCGAGCGGGTGCTGGAGGGGCTGGAGATCGGCGACAGCGTGGCGGTCAGCGGGGTGTGTCTGACCGTGGTTAAAAAAGGGGCGGATCATTTTGCGGTGGATGCAGTTCAGGAGACGCTGCAGCGCAGCACCCTGGCGCGCTGGACAGAAGGGACTGCAGTCAACTTGGAGCGCGCTCTGCCGGTGGGCGGAAGAGTGGGAGGCCATTTCGTGCAGGGGCATGTGGACGGCATCGGCCGGGTGCAGGATCTGCAGACGCGGTCGCCGGGCTACTGGCTGACTCTGCAGTTGTCAGGCGATTGCGCTGCGCTGTGTGTGGAAAAGGGCTCTATCGCCATCGATGGCGTCAGTCTCACCATCGCCGATGTGAACGAGGAGGTGATCTCGCTGGCGGTGATTCCGCACACGGCGGAGCACACCACCCTGTGCCGCAGACGGAGCGGGGATGAGGTGAATGTGGAGACCGATCTTCTCGGCAAATATGTGCAACGCCTGCTGACAAACGGCAAGCCGGCGTCAGGATTGACCCTGGAAAAATTATTCGAGTG